The DNA window GCACCACGCAAATTAGCCTTACTCAAATTAGCACCTTGGAGGATCGCCTCTGTCAGATCTGCTTGTCGCAGGATCGCTTGACTCAAATCCGCTTGATTCAAATTAGCGTCACTGAGATCCACCATCGTTAAATCGGCGTTACTCAATTCCACTCGAATTAAATCAGCATCACTGAGATCGACATAAGTAAGATTACTGTAACTCAGATTAGCTCGGGTTAAATTAGCTCCACTGACGTTAACGTTAGTTAAATTAGCTCTAGTCAGATTAGCGCGACTTAAATTAGTATTATCCAGAGAAGCTTTACTTAAATTAGCTCCTGTTAAATCCGCTCCACTGAGATCTGCACCATCTAAACTAGCCCAACTCAAATCTGCTCCACTAAGATCAGCACCGGTGAGATTTACCCCAATCAGTTTCGCTCCAAGCAATCGGGCTGAATTGAGACAAGCGCAATGCAGATTAGCTCTTCTTAAATCAGCTCCACTGAGATCCGCTTCACTGAGATCTGCACCAGTGAGATTTACTTCAATCAGTTTTGCGCCAAGCAAGCGCGCTGAATTCAGATAAGCACAATGAAGACTAGATTTTCTTAAGTCTGCACCACTCAAATCAGCCCAATCCAGGTCGCTTCGAGCTAAATCGGTTTCTTTCAGGTCAAAACGAATCAAATCGACGCGATGCAAATCTAATCTACTAAAACTCCTCTGTCCCGCTTCATATCGCTTAAGCAGTTCTTCAGCGTCCATGTTAAATTTTTGCAGATTTTCTCTCACTTTATGTATTGTAGCACTTAACTACTCCAGTCCAAAAGACTAAGCAGCATCACTTTAGTCCACGCTAAAATGTAATGTAAAGGATAATGCTCAAAATAATTATACCTATCTTACTCAGATTAATCGGACGCGGCTGCTATGAAACAGTTTTTCCATGATTTGGCTTTCTCTCGCCAGCTTTTGTCATCTTTGGTCATTGGGTCTTTATTTACCCTCAATAGTCCTGAATTAGTACAAGCTAAGCTAGAAGATAGCCCTAAGGCTATAGTTGACGAAGTTTGGCAAATTGTCAACAATGAATATGTAGATGATGAGTTTAATCAAATTGATTGGTTAGAAATTAGACAAGAATTACTAGATAGAAATTATAGTTCCCCTAAAGAAGCATATACAGCTATTCGAGAAACCCTTAAACAACTCGGGGATCCCTACACTCGCTTTTTAGAACCAGAGGAATTTGAAGCCTTAACCAGTCAAACCACTGGAGAAGTCTCCGGGATTGGTATTCGCATCGAAATTGACCAGGAAACTAAAGAATTAGTCGTAGTTGAACCCATAGAGGATTCCCCAGCTCAAGCCGCTGGTATTCAAGCAGGCGATCGCATTCTCAAAATTAACGGCAAAACCACCGCTCTCATGACTCCTGAACAAGCTTCAGAGGAAATTCGCGGTGAAATCGGAACCCAAGTTGATTTAGAAATCGAACGCGAAGGCGAAAG is part of the Gloeocapsa sp. PCC 73106 genome and encodes:
- a CDS encoding pentapeptide repeat-containing protein, with the protein product MDAEELLKRYEAGQRSFSRLDLHRVDLIRFDLKETDLARSDLDWADLSGADLRKSSLHCAYLNSARLLGAKLIEVNLTGADLSEADLSGADLRRANLHCACLNSARLLGAKLIGVNLTGADLSGADLSWASLDGADLSGADLTGANLSKASLDNTNLSRANLTRANLTNVNVSGANLTRANLSYSNLTYVDLSDADLIRVELSNADLTMVDLSDANLNQADLSQAILRQADLTEAILQGANLSKANLRGANLGGSILQEINFNVVTLSDLHLTMIQQPNRVNLNSADLTGANLTGVSLRRAKLCYASLHGADLEKANLNGATLLNVYLKAADLRGANLRGSTLSGVNLKETTMPDGSIHP